A stretch of DNA from Micromonospora peucetia:
CAACGGTGCCCCGTGCGCCGGCGGCACCCCGCCCACCACCAGCGCGCCGCCCACCACCACCCCGCCGACCACGGCGCCGCCCACCACCCCGCCGCCGACCACGCCGCCGCCCACCACCACGCCGCCGGACCCGACCGGCAAGAAGGTCGTCGGCTACTTCACGCAGTGGGGCGTCTACGGCCGCAACTACCACGTCAAGAACATCCACACCAGCGGCTCCGCGGCCAAGATGACCCACATCCTGTACGCCTTCGGCAACACCACCGGCGGCCGGTGCACGATCGGTGACAGCTACGCCGACTACGACAAGGCGTACACCGCGGCGGACAGCGTCGACGGCGTCGCCGACACCTGGGACCAGCCGCTGCGCGGCAACTTCAACCAGCTGCGCAAGCTCAAGCAGATGTACCCGCACCTGAAGGTGCTCTGGTCCTTCGGTGGTTGGACCTGGTCCGGCGGCTTCACCCAGGCCGCACAGAACCCGGCCGCGTTCGCCGAGAGCTGCCACAACCTGGTGGAGGACCCGCGCTGGGCGGACGTCTTCGACGGCATCGACATCGACTGGGAGTACCCGAACGCCTGCGGGCTCACCTGCGACAGCAGCGGCCCGAACGCCTTCAAGAACGTGATCGGCGCGGTGCGTACGAAGTTCGGCTCGTCGGCGCTGGTCACCGCCGCGATCACGGCGGACGGCAGCGACGGCGGCAAGATCGACGCCACCGACTACGCCGGCGCCGCGCCGAACCTCAACTGGATCATGCCGATGACCTACGACTTCTTCGGCGCGTGGGCCGCTCAGGGCCCCACCGCCCCGCACTCCCCGCTCACCTCGTACGCCGGCATCCCGCAGCAGGGCTTCTGGTCCGACGCGGCGATCCAGAAGCTCAAGAGCAAGGGCATCCCGTCGAACAAGCTGCTGCTCGGCATCGGCTTCTACGGCCGGGGCTGGACCGGGGTGACCCAGGCGGCGCCCGGCGGCACCGCCACCGGCCCCGCCCCGGGCACCTACGAGCAGGGCATCGAGGACTACAAGGTCCTCAAGAACACCTGCCCGGCCACCGGCACCGTCGCCGGCACGGCGTACGCCAAGTGCGGCAGCAACTGGTGGAGCTACGACACCCCCTCCACCATCAACGGCAAGATGACGTACGCGAAGAACCAGAACCTCGGTGGCGCCTTCTTCTGGGAGCTCTCCGGTGACACCGGCAACGGCGAGCTGATCGGTGCCATCAAGGGCGGCCTCGGCTGAGCTGAGCGCCGACGCACCACCCACCTGGCGGGGAGGGACCACGCACCGGTCCCTCCCCGCCGGCTGTGCCCCGGCCGGCTTGGGGGAAGCGTCTCCGGCCCGGTTCGGGCGCGGCCATCCGGTTCGGGCGCAGCGGCCATCCGGTTCGGGCGCGGCGACGTCCGGGCACGCGCGTCGATGTGACAGACTCGCCGCTCAACGGGCTCGATGTCCACGGCGACGGAGGTGGCGATGCGCGCGACGCGCGGGAGACTGGCGGCGGGCGCCGTGCTGCTCGGAACCCTGCCCCTCGCCCTGTTCGGCTGCGGCATCGGCGAGGAGGACGATCCGGCGACCAAGCCCGGTCGGGCCCCCGCCGAGGAGGCCGCCACGAAGTCGCGGGAGCGGGTGCAGGCCTACCTCGACGCGATGACGGCCAAGGACGTCGCGGCCGGGCGCAGCCAGCTCTGTGTCGCCCTCCAGGAGAGCTTCGACGCCGCCGCGACCGGCCCCAACGGCGACTTCGCCGAGCATTTCAAGGTGCCGCAGGCCGAGATCACCGACATCCGCTCCGGCCCCCGAGGCCAGGAGGTGAGCACGTCGGTCTCGGTCGCCGCCGGTTCCGGCACGATCATCCGGCCGCTGCTGTTCACGGTCACCCGCGACGGCGCCGACTGGTGCATCGCCGCCGAGGCGCCGGGCGGCAACACGCCGGCCCCGGCCGCCACGCCCTGACCTGCGCTCGGGTGAGTCAGCTCTCACCTGCCGGAACCATGCCCCTCGCCGGTCGGTCGCCGGGCCGGTCGCCGTACGCTTTCTGTCATGCGCCATGAGTGGCATCAGCTGAGCCATCCCGCGGTGGGCAGCCCGGGTCTGCAGACCAGCCGTCCGACCGTCGACTCCGCCGAGGACGCGGCCCTCGGCCTCGACCGCTGGCGGGAGCTGCCGCGTACGCAGATCCCGCCCTGGCCGGACCCGGCGGAGGTCGCCGAGGTCTGCAAGGTGCTCGACACCGTGCCCTCGGTGGTGGCGCCCTACGAGGTCGACCAGCTCCGCCAGCGGCTGGCTCTGGTGTGCGAGGGCAAGGCGTTCCTGCTCCAGGGCGGCGACTGCGCGGAGACCTTCGCCGACAACACCGAGAGCCACCTGCTGGCCAACGCCCGCACCCTGCTCCAGATGGCGATCGTGCTCACCTACGGCGCCTCACTCCCGGTGGTCAAGGTGGCTCGGGTCGCCGGGCAGTACACCAAGCCCCGGTCGCTGCCGACCGACGCCCGCGGCCTGCCCGCCTACCGCGGCGACATGATCAACTCGCTGGAGGCCACGCCGGAGGCACGGGCCGCCGACCCGCAGCGCATGATCCGGGCGTACGCGAACTCGGCCGCCGCGATGAACATGCTCCGCGCGTACCTCGCCGGTGGGCTCGCCGACCTGCACGCCGTGCACGACTGGAACAAGGGCTTCGTCAAGAACTCCCCGGCCGGCGAGCGCTACGAGGCGATCGCCCGTGAGATCGACCGGGCGCTGGCCTTCATCCGGGCCTGCGGGATGACCGACGAAGAGGCGCTGCGCACCGTCACCCTCTACTGCTCGCACGAGACCCTCGCCCTGGAGTACGACCGGGCGCTGACCCGGGTCTCCGACCGCCGGGCGTACGGCCTGTCCGGGCACTTCCTGTGGATCGGCGAACGCACCCGGCAGATCGACGGGGCGCACATCGACTTCATCTCCCGCATCGCCAACCCGATCGGTGTGAAGCTCGGCCCGACGACGACCCCGGACGAGGCGATCGAGCTCTGCGAGAAGCTCAACCCGGACAACATCCCCGGCCGGCTCACCCTGATCAGCCGGATGGGCAACCACCGGGTCCGCGACGCCCTGCCGCCGATCGTGGCGAAGGTGACCGCCGCCGGCGCCAAGGTGGTCTGGCAGTGCGACCCGATGCACGGCAACACGCACGAGT
This window harbors:
- a CDS encoding class II 3-deoxy-7-phosphoheptulonate synthase, translating into MRHEWHQLSHPAVGSPGLQTSRPTVDSAEDAALGLDRWRELPRTQIPPWPDPAEVAEVCKVLDTVPSVVAPYEVDQLRQRLALVCEGKAFLLQGGDCAETFADNTESHLLANARTLLQMAIVLTYGASLPVVKVARVAGQYTKPRSLPTDARGLPAYRGDMINSLEATPEARAADPQRMIRAYANSAAAMNMLRAYLAGGLADLHAVHDWNKGFVKNSPAGERYEAIAREIDRALAFIRACGMTDEEALRTVTLYCSHETLALEYDRALTRVSDRRAYGLSGHFLWIGERTRQIDGAHIDFISRIANPIGVKLGPTTTPDEAIELCEKLNPDNIPGRLTLISRMGNHRVRDALPPIVAKVTAAGAKVVWQCDPMHGNTHESSNGYKTRHFDRIVDEVLGYFEVHRGLQTHPGGLHVELTGEDVTECLGGAQGIEDLDLPGRYETACDPRLNTQQSLELAFLVAEMLRG
- a CDS encoding glycosyl hydrolase family 18 protein, with product MKRSFRRALWVGAVMVVTAAMVPMASAFGAGSVTAGFAKAQDWGTGHEARVTITNGTNASVSTWRIEFDLPSGTSVSSSWDADVTRTGDHYVAVKKSWAGPLAPGAAFSWGYNGTGAYKAPLNCTINGAPCAGGTPPTTSAPPTTTPPTTAPPTTPPPTTPPPTTTPPDPTGKKVVGYFTQWGVYGRNYHVKNIHTSGSAAKMTHILYAFGNTTGGRCTIGDSYADYDKAYTAADSVDGVADTWDQPLRGNFNQLRKLKQMYPHLKVLWSFGGWTWSGGFTQAAQNPAAFAESCHNLVEDPRWADVFDGIDIDWEYPNACGLTCDSSGPNAFKNVIGAVRTKFGSSALVTAAITADGSDGGKIDATDYAGAAPNLNWIMPMTYDFFGAWAAQGPTAPHSPLTSYAGIPQQGFWSDAAIQKLKSKGIPSNKLLLGIGFYGRGWTGVTQAAPGGTATGPAPGTYEQGIEDYKVLKNTCPATGTVAGTAYAKCGSNWWSYDTPSTINGKMTYAKNQNLGGAFFWELSGDTGNGELIGAIKGGLG